The nucleotide sequence GATTGTCATTTAAAATTCAGATTTTTATTGATGAGGAGGATTTATGAACTTCAATAAATTATCAAAAATCATAAAAATAGCAGAACTTCACTTTGTCTTCGGTGGATTTTTATATTTCAGCATTGGAGCACTGTTAGCCGTTTTACTGAACTCAGAATTTATTTTAAGTAAGTTTTTATTTGGTTATGCAATCTTTTTCATGGCCCATCTTTCAATGCAGTTCAGTAACGAATATTTCGATATTGATTGCGATAAACATGGGAGCCCAACACCTTTTTCTGGTGGTAGTGGAGTTCTGGTTGAAAATCCAGACTTAAGAAAATTTGCTATAAATTTCTCTGTTACATTAATGATTATTTCTATTGTTATGGCAATAGTTTTCATGGTCATTTACTCCTATTCCTTATGGTTCCTGATTTTTGTTGTTTTTGGGAACTTATTAGCATGGTTTTATGCTGCACCACCCATAAAATTGTCTTACAGAGGATTAAGTGAAGTAGCAACCATTTTAACTGGAATTATTTTTCCGGGAATGGGATATCTGACCATGACCGGAACTTTAGATTTTCCTTTTTTCATTTTTGCACTGGCTATAATGCTTTATCAAACACTTTTTATCAGCGCTGTTCAAATTCCTGACATGGAAGTTGATAAAATAGGGGGAAAAAATACAATTATTGTAAAAAAAGGCCGTAAATTTGGATTTACTTTAATTGGAGTTTCTGGACTTTTAGCTACAATTTATTTCCTTTTAATTTCCCAAACAAACCTGTATCCTTCCATCAATTTCCAAATCATATCCATAATTTCATTAGTTCCTTTGATATTTGCTATATTAGCTTATTATTATAGAACAGAGGACAAAATAGCTGCCATGAACTTAGTAAATCGTGTTCTTTCTTCTTTATTTGCCTTTGGAATTTTAGTAAATCTTTATTTTGTGTATCTACTGATATAATAATGGCAAGGTAAAATGAGCAATGAAAATTTCAAAAATACAGTTTTAATTACTGTAGTCCTTGGATCATTCCTTATACCTTTTATGGGGACTTCTCTCAATGTTGCACTTCCTTCTATTGGAGAAGAATTTATATTAGATGCAATTTTACTAAGTTGGATTCCAACAGCATTTATTTTAGCTAACGCTGCACTAATACTTCCATTTGGAAGATTAGCAGATATATATGGGAGAAAAAAAATTTTTCTTTATGGAATTATAACTTACACATTTGCCTCATTTCTTGCAGGAATATCCTCCTCAGGCATCTCACTACTAATATTCAGTTTTTTACAAGGTATTGGCTGTTCAATGATATTTGGAACTGGAGTTGCTCTTATTTCTTCAGTTTTCCAACCTAGAGAAAGAGGAAGAGCTTATGGAATTTATGTCGCCGCAGTTTATACGGGAATTTTTAGTGGGTTAATATTAGGAGGATTTCTAGTTCAACAACTTGGATGGAGAAGTATTTTTATCTTTAACATTCCTTTTGGCATTTTATTAATATTAATTGTGTTATTCGAACTTAAATTTGATTGGATGGGATCTAAGGGGGAAAAATTCG is from Methanobacterium sp. and encodes:
- a CDS encoding prenyltransferase, with the translated sequence MNFNKLSKIIKIAELHFVFGGFLYFSIGALLAVLLNSEFILSKFLFGYAIFFMAHLSMQFSNEYFDIDCDKHGSPTPFSGGSGVLVENPDLRKFAINFSVTLMIISIVMAIVFMVIYSYSLWFLIFVVFGNLLAWFYAAPPIKLSYRGLSEVATILTGIIFPGMGYLTMTGTLDFPFFIFALAIMLYQTLFISAVQIPDMEVDKIGGKNTIIVKKGRKFGFTLIGVSGLLATIYFLLISQTNLYPSINFQIISIISLVPLIFAILAYYYRTEDKIAAMNLVNRVLSSLFAFGILVNLYFVYLLI